Proteins encoded within one genomic window of Episyrphus balteatus chromosome 1, idEpiBalt1.1, whole genome shotgun sequence:
- the LOC129909479 gene encoding protein NYNRIN-like, which yields MEGQVIRTHHEGMCHLGVEKCFELLSGSYWFPNMKTKVKDYIKTCLKCIYFSPESGKTRGILHSIPKGNMPFHTLHIDHLGPLSTGSKKHLFCVIDGFTKFVKLYPVKTTNTKEAATCLQSYFENYSRPIRIISDRGSCFTSKE from the coding sequence ATGGAAGGTCAAGTTATCCGTACTCATCATGAGGGAATGTGTCACTTGGGGGTTGAAAAATGCTTTGAACTTTTATCCGGAAGTTACTGGTTCCCTAATATGAAGACAAAAGTTAAAGACTATATTAAAACTTGCCTGAAGTGCATCTACTTTTCTCCGGAATCCGGTAAAACTCGAGGTATATTGCACTCAATACCGAAGGGTAACATGCCTTTTCATACTTTGCATATAGACCATCTCGGTCCTTTGTCAACTGGAAGCAAGAAACATCTGTTTTGTGTTATTGATGGGTTCACAAAGTTTGTAAAACTTTACCCAGTAAAGACCACGAACACAAAAGAAGCCGCAACATGCCTTCaatcttattttgaaaattattctcGACCAATTCGAATTATATCCGATCGTGGATCTTGCTTTACGTCTAAAGAATAG